In the genome of Longimicrobium sp., the window TCACCCGCCCGAAGCGGCGCTCGCGGCGATGGAACTCGGCCACGGCCTCGCCCAGCGCGCCGGCGTCGAAGTCCGGCCACATGCGCGGGGTGAAGTGCAGCTCAGCGTACGCGCACTCCCAGAGCAGGAAGTCGCTCAGGCGCTGCTCGCCGCCGCTGCGGATCAGCAGGTCGACGTCGGGCGCCGGCTCGCCCGCGCCCACCGCGGCACCCAGATGGGCGGCGAACTCATCGCGCGTCGTCTCGCGGCCCGCGGCGAGGGCGGCGGCGCGGAGGATGGCGTCGCGCGCGGAATAGTCGATCGCCAGGCGGAGATGGAGCCGCCCGCCGCCCGCCGTCGCCTCCTCCGCGCCGGCGATGGCGCGCGCCAGCACGTCCGGCAGCCGGTCGCGCCGGCCGATCACGGTCAGCCGCACGCCGTTCTCGATCAGCTTCGCGGTCTCGCTGGCGAGGTAGGAGCGGAAGAGGCGCATCAGCGCGCCCACCTCGCGCGGCGGACGCTGCCAGTTGTCGGAGCTGAACGCGTACAGCGTCAGCGTTCCGACGCCCAGCCCGGGCGACGCCTCGACCACGCGCCGCACCGCCCTGGCGCCCGCGCGGTGCCCGGCCACGCGGGGAAGGCCGCGCGCGTTGGCCCAGCGCCCGTTGCCGTCCATGATCATCGCGACGTGCAGCCCGCCCCGTCCCAGACCCAAAGTGCTCTGCATCGCAAAGTATCCGGTCAAAAAAATATGGCGATCCACCCGTCAGCGGTCGCGGACGGCCTGGATGATCGCCTCCATGTGGTTGAGGTACGCCTCCAGGGCGCCGCGCCCGGCGTCGGTCAGCCGGAACTCGGTGCGGGGGACGCGCCCCTCGAACTTCTTGGTGCACTCCACGTAGCCGGCCTCCTCGAGCTTGCGGGCGTGCACGCTCAGGTTGCCGTCGGTGAGCCCCATCATGTCCTTGAGCTCGTTGAACGCCAGCGACTCGTTGACCGCCAGCGCGCTCACGATCCCCAGGCGCACGCGCTCGTGGATCAGCCGGTCGAGCTCGGGCGCCCCCGCCTCGGCGCCCCCGGCAACGCTGCGCAGCGGGTCGGCCGCCGTCCTGCGTGCCGCGTCAGCCACCGTACCTCCTTGCGATCACGGTTCCGAACACCACGTGCAGGCCGCCGAACCCCGCGGCCATGAACGCGTCGCCCCACC includes:
- a CDS encoding di-trans,poly-cis-decaprenylcistransferase, whose amino-acid sequence is MQSTLGLGRGGLHVAMIMDGNGRWANARGLPRVAGHRAGARAVRRVVEASPGLGVGTLTLYAFSSDNWQRPPREVGALMRLFRSYLASETAKLIENGVRLTVIGRRDRLPDVLARAIAGAEEATAGGGRLHLRLAIDYSARDAILRAAALAAGRETTRDEFAAHLGAAVGAGEPAPDVDLLIRSGGEQRLSDFLLWECAYAELHFTPRMWPDFDAGALGEAVAEFHRRERRFGRVMEKSA
- a CDS encoding transcriptional regulator — encoded protein: MADAARRTAADPLRSVAGGAEAGAPELDRLIHERVRLGIVSALAVNESLAFNELKDMMGLTDGNLSVHARKLEEAGYVECTKKFEGRVPRTEFRLTDAGRGALEAYLNHMEAIIQAVRDR